The following proteins come from a genomic window of Pseudomonas sp. Z8(2022):
- a CDS encoding HDOD domain-containing protein encodes MSKLAEKVQQELIHAIENDELVLPTLPEVALKVREAAEDPDVGIPQISKVIGNDAALTARIIKVVNSPLLRSNKEITDLQMAVSRLGINYTCNLATGLAMEQMFQATSDVVDRKMREVWNKSTEIAGICHVLCRHYTRLMPDQATLAGLVHQIGVLPILTYAEEHNELLADSISLNHVIEQIHPIIGDKILRTWEFPEPIAIVPSQYLNFARDSAKVDYVDIVQVATLQSYLGSEHPYTQLDWSTVPAFAKLGLDPQVDMQADEDLSAAMEAAMSMLQ; translated from the coding sequence ATGAGCAAGCTTGCTGAAAAAGTCCAACAGGAACTGATCCACGCCATCGAGAACGATGAGCTGGTGCTGCCCACACTGCCCGAGGTGGCACTGAAGGTTCGCGAGGCCGCCGAAGACCCGGATGTCGGCATCCCGCAGATCAGCAAGGTGATCGGCAACGACGCCGCTCTGACCGCACGCATCATCAAGGTGGTCAACAGCCCCCTGCTGCGCAGCAACAAGGAAATCACCGACCTGCAGATGGCCGTCAGCCGTCTGGGCATCAACTACACCTGCAACCTGGCCACCGGCCTGGCCATGGAGCAGATGTTCCAGGCCACCAGTGACGTGGTCGACCGCAAGATGCGCGAAGTATGGAACAAGAGCACCGAAATCGCCGGTATCTGCCACGTACTGTGCCGCCACTACACCCGCCTGATGCCGGATCAGGCCACCCTCGCCGGCCTGGTCCATCAGATTGGCGTGCTGCCGATCCTGACCTATGCCGAAGAGCACAACGAGTTGCTGGCCGACTCCATCAGCCTCAACCATGTGATCGAACAGATCCATCCGATCATCGGCGACAAGATCCTGCGCACCTGGGAATTCCCCGAGCCCATCGCCATCGTGCCCAGCCAATACCTGAACTTCGCCCGCGACTCGGCCAAGGTCGACTACGTCGACATCGTCCAGGTCGCCACCCTGCAGAGCTATCTGGGCAGCGAGCACCCCTACACCCAGCTGGACTGGAGCACCGTGCCGGCTTTCGCCAAGCTCGGTCTGGACCCGCAGGTCGACATGCAGGCCGATGAAGATCTCTCCGCCGCCATGGAAGCGGCCATGAGCATGCTGCAATAA
- a CDS encoding sensor histidine kinase, with protein sequence MSRGVSLRGRLLRRLALLLSLILLLSSLTAYWSARRAADTAYDRTLLASARAVADGLHADDGRLRANIPYVALDTFAYDSAGRIYYQVLDLQGNQMSGYEDLPPAPPGTPRTDDYPALAHFYDAEYRNQGVRVVSLLQPVSEPQLNGIAEIRVAETQGARERMARELLVGTLWRMGLLSISSLLLVWLAVNLALRPLEALRREVAERASDDLQPLPDSGLPREVLPLVETLNQFNERLRGLFERQSQFIADAAHELRTPLAALKARIALGLRAEQPEEWRSTLEQVAQQGDRLTSLANQLLSLARIESGARAIAEGGAQRIDLSQLARELGLAMAPLAHARGVALALEADQSVWIDGEPTLLNELLNNLLDNALANTPAGGNLVIRTLAPAVLEVEDDGPGIPEAEHEKVFERFYRRSNQGSGAGLGLAIVGEICRAHQARVSLHQALPHGLRVRVEFPPAAGEP encoded by the coding sequence ATGAGCCGTGGCGTCAGCCTGCGCGGGCGTTTGTTGCGGCGCCTGGCACTGCTGCTGTCGCTGATCCTGTTGCTGAGCAGTCTCACCGCCTATTGGAGCGCCCGTCGTGCAGCTGATACGGCTTATGACCGTACGCTGCTGGCGTCGGCGCGAGCCGTGGCGGATGGCCTGCACGCCGATGACGGCCGGCTGCGCGCGAATATTCCCTACGTGGCACTCGATACCTTTGCCTACGACAGCGCCGGGCGCATCTACTATCAGGTGCTCGATCTGCAGGGCAATCAGATGTCCGGCTACGAAGATCTGCCGCCTGCTCCGCCGGGGACACCGCGCACCGACGATTACCCGGCCCTGGCGCACTTCTACGATGCCGAGTATCGCAATCAGGGGGTGCGGGTGGTCAGTCTGCTGCAGCCAGTCAGCGAGCCGCAGCTCAACGGCATTGCCGAGATTCGCGTGGCGGAAACCCAGGGGGCGCGCGAACGCATGGCGCGCGAGCTACTGGTTGGCACCTTGTGGCGTATGGGGTTGCTGTCGATCAGCTCACTGTTGCTGGTATGGCTGGCCGTGAACCTGGCCTTGCGCCCCCTGGAGGCATTGCGCCGGGAGGTGGCCGAAAGAGCCAGCGACGACCTGCAGCCGCTGCCGGACAGCGGCCTGCCGCGTGAGGTGTTGCCTCTTGTGGAAACCCTGAATCAGTTCAACGAACGTTTGCGAGGGTTGTTCGAGCGGCAATCGCAGTTCATTGCCGATGCGGCCCATGAACTGCGCACCCCACTGGCGGCGCTCAAGGCGCGGATCGCCCTGGGGTTGCGTGCCGAACAGCCCGAGGAGTGGCGCAGCACGCTGGAGCAGGTAGCGCAGCAAGGCGATCGCCTGACTTCGCTGGCCAATCAATTGCTTTCCCTGGCTCGGATCGAAAGCGGGGCGCGGGCCATTGCCGAAGGTGGAGCGCAGCGCATCGACCTAAGCCAGCTGGCTCGCGAATTGGGCCTGGCCATGGCGCCGCTGGCGCATGCCCGTGGCGTCGCGCTGGCGCTGGAGGCTGATCAATCCGTATGGATAGACGGTGAGCCGACGCTGCTCAACGAGCTGCTGAACAATCTGCTGGATAACGCGCTGGCGAATACGCCGGCCGGAGGCAATCTGGTCATCCGCACTCTGGCGCCGGCCGTGCTGGAGGTCGAGGACGATGGTCCGGGCATTCCCGAGGCCGAGCACGAGAAGGTCTTCGAGCGTTTCTACAGGCGCAGTAACCAGGGCAGCGGTGCCGGTCTGGGCCTGGCCATCGTTGGCGAGATCTGTCGAGCGCATCAGGCCCGGGTCAGCCTGCATCAGGCGTTGCCGCACGGTCTGCGGGTGCGTGTCGAGTTTCCCCCCGCAGCGGGCGAGCCATAG
- a CDS encoding response regulator, whose protein sequence is MRILLVEDHPQLAESVAQALKGAGWTVDVLHDGVAADLALSSEDYALAILDIGLPRLDGFAVLARLRDRGQTLPVLMLTARGEVRDRVHGLNLGADDYLAKPFELTELEARVKALLRRSVLGGEQVQRCGDLVYDLGARRFSLRGEALGLTAREQAVLEALIARPGRVMSKEQLAAQVFGLDEDASPDAIEIYIHRLRKKLEGSTVRIVTFRGLGYLLETVEA, encoded by the coding sequence GTGCGGATTCTGCTGGTCGAAGACCACCCGCAATTGGCGGAAAGCGTGGCCCAGGCGCTCAAGGGGGCCGGCTGGACGGTGGATGTGCTGCACGATGGCGTGGCCGCCGATCTGGCACTTTCCAGCGAGGACTATGCGCTGGCGATTCTCGATATCGGCCTGCCGCGTCTGGATGGTTTCGCCGTGCTGGCGCGCCTGCGTGACCGTGGTCAGACCCTGCCGGTACTGATGCTGACCGCGCGCGGCGAGGTCAGGGATCGGGTGCATGGTCTCAATCTCGGCGCCGATGACTATCTCGCCAAACCCTTCGAGCTGACCGAGCTGGAAGCGCGGGTCAAGGCGTTGCTTCGGCGCAGCGTGCTCGGTGGCGAGCAGGTGCAGCGCTGTGGCGATCTGGTCTACGACCTCGGTGCGCGCCGCTTCAGTCTGCGCGGCGAAGCGCTCGGTCTGACGGCCCGTGAGCAGGCCGTGCTGGAGGCGCTTATCGCCAGGCCGGGTCGGGTGATGAGCAAGGAACAGCTGGCGGCGCAGGTGTTCGGCCTGGACGAGGACGCCAGCCCTGATGCCATCGAGATCTACATTCATCGCCTGCGCAAGAAGCTCGAAGGCAGTACCGTGCGTATCGTCACTTTCCGCGGGCTTGGCTACCTGCTGGAGACGGTCGAGGCATGA
- a CDS encoding OprD family porin, with the protein MHAASRQALPPVRLLCLAIAATGAAPLANAAFIEDSSASLTATNIYFNRDFREDPGQNKREEWGQGFRLDLQSGFTEGTVGFGVDAMGLLGIKLDSGRGRTGTDLLPVHDDDRSADEFSRLGLTAKVKVSATEFRYGSHVPELPVVKASDSRLLPQVFEGGLLTSSELKGLTFTGGRLDKVIDRASTDDEDMVLNSKNRRFAGGISADHLDLAGVDYKFAPGFTGRYYFADLDDIYRQHFLGLLTSHKLGAGTLSSDLRLIYSRDSGAAKAGKVDNRAVNAMVSYGIGAHKFGLGFQDMSGDTGFAYIDGSDPFLINFVQINDFANADERSWQARYDYNFASIGVPGLTFMTRYIRGDDARIAGSNERGGEWERDIEFKYVVQNGPLKDLFVRVRNASFRSDFARDADENRVIVGYTLPIW; encoded by the coding sequence ATGCACGCAGCCTCACGCCAGGCCCTGCCGCCTGTACGCCTGCTCTGCCTGGCCATCGCCGCTACCGGCGCAGCCCCTCTGGCCAATGCAGCCTTCATCGAAGACAGCAGCGCCAGCCTCACCGCTACCAACATCTATTTCAACCGCGATTTCCGCGAAGATCCGGGTCAGAACAAGCGTGAAGAATGGGGCCAGGGCTTTCGCCTCGACCTGCAGTCCGGCTTCACCGAAGGCACCGTCGGCTTCGGTGTCGATGCCATGGGCCTGCTCGGCATCAAGCTCGATTCCGGCCGCGGCCGCACCGGCACCGACCTGCTGCCTGTGCATGACGACGATCGCTCCGCTGACGAGTTCAGCCGCCTGGGGCTGACCGCCAAGGTCAAGGTCTCGGCAACCGAATTCCGCTATGGCTCGCACGTTCCCGAGCTGCCCGTGGTCAAGGCCAGTGACAGCCGCCTGCTGCCACAGGTCTTCGAAGGCGGACTGCTGACCTCCTCCGAACTCAAAGGCCTGACCTTCACCGGCGGCCGCCTCGACAAGGTCATCGACCGTGCGTCGACCGACGACGAGGACATGGTGCTCAACAGCAAGAACCGCCGCTTCGCCGGCGGCATCAGCGCTGACCACCTTGACCTCGCAGGTGTCGACTACAAGTTCGCCCCGGGGTTTACCGGCCGTTACTACTTCGCCGACCTGGACGACATCTATCGCCAGCACTTCCTCGGCCTGCTCACCAGCCACAAGCTCGGCGCCGGCACCCTGAGCAGCGACCTGCGCCTGATCTACAGCCGCGACAGCGGCGCAGCCAAAGCCGGCAAGGTCGACAACCGCGCGGTCAACGCCATGGTCAGTTACGGCATCGGGGCGCACAAGTTCGGCCTGGGTTTCCAGGACATGAGCGGTGACACCGGCTTTGCCTATATCGATGGCAGCGATCCGTTCCTGATCAACTTCGTGCAGATCAACGACTTCGCCAACGCTGACGAACGTTCCTGGCAGGCCCGCTACGACTACAACTTCGCCAGCATCGGCGTTCCCGGCCTGACCTTCATGACCCGTTACATCCGCGGTGACGACGCCCGGATCGCCGGCTCCAACGAGCGCGGTGGCGAGTGGGAACGTGACATCGAATTCAAGTACGTGGTGCAGAACGGGCCGCTCAAGGACCTCTTCGTACGCGTACGCAACGCCAGCTTCCGCTCCGACTTCGCCCGCGATGCGGACGAAAACCGTGTCATCGTCGGCTACACGCTGCCGATCTGGTAA
- a CDS encoding Bug family tripartite tricarboxylate transporter substrate binding protein translates to MIRAAVAASCLAFTGQLLAAEPKRPECIAPAAPGGGFDLTCKLAQSALVDSKLLSSPMRVTYMPGGVGAVAYNAVVAQRPSEAGTITAFSSGSLLNLAQGKFGRFDENAVKWLAGVGTSYGALAVRSDSPYKSLDDLVAAIKAEPGKVVIGSGGTVGSQDWMQTALIARAAGIDPRQLRYVAMEGGGELATALLGGHIQVASTDISDSVPHIESGDMRILAVFSDERLPGEVVSKIPTAKEQGYDVTWPVIRGFYVGPKVSDEAYAWWKNAFDQLLASEDFAKLREQRELYPFAMTGDELDVYVKKQVVQYKQLAQEFGLIQQ, encoded by the coding sequence ATGATCCGCGCCGCTGTCGCCGCCTCCTGCCTGGCCTTCACCGGCCAGTTGCTGGCCGCCGAACCAAAGCGCCCCGAATGCATCGCCCCGGCAGCCCCAGGCGGTGGTTTCGACCTGACCTGCAAGCTGGCGCAAAGCGCGCTGGTGGACAGCAAACTGCTGTCCTCGCCGATGCGTGTGACCTACATGCCGGGCGGCGTTGGCGCCGTGGCCTACAACGCGGTGGTCGCACAGCGCCCGTCCGAAGCCGGCACCATCACCGCTTTCTCCAGCGGCTCCCTGCTGAACCTGGCGCAAGGCAAGTTCGGCCGTTTCGATGAGAACGCGGTGAAATGGCTGGCCGGCGTTGGCACCAGCTATGGCGCCCTCGCCGTGCGCAGCGATTCGCCGTACAAGTCCCTCGACGATCTGGTCGCTGCCATCAAGGCGGAACCCGGCAAGGTGGTGATCGGCTCCGGCGGTACCGTTGGCAGCCAGGACTGGATGCAAACCGCGCTGATCGCCCGCGCTGCCGGTATCGATCCGCGCCAACTGCGTTATGTGGCAATGGAAGGTGGTGGTGAACTGGCTACCGCCCTGCTCGGCGGTCACATCCAGGTCGCCAGTACCGATATCTCCGACTCCGTGCCGCACATCGAAAGTGGTGACATGCGCATCCTCGCGGTGTTCTCCGACGAGCGCCTGCCGGGTGAAGTGGTCTCGAAGATACCGACCGCCAAGGAACAAGGCTACGACGTGACCTGGCCGGTGATCCGCGGCTTCTACGTTGGCCCGAAAGTCAGCGACGAAGCCTACGCCTGGTGGAAGAACGCCTTCGACCAGCTGCTGGCCTCGGAAGACTTCGCCAAGCTGCGTGAACAGCGCGAGCTCTACCCCTTCGCCATGACCGGCGATGAACTGGATGTCTACGTCAAGAAGCAGGTCGTTCAGTACAAACAACTGGCTCAGGAATTCGGCCTGATCCAGCAGTAA
- a CDS encoding tripartite tricarboxylate transporter TctB family protein, producing the protein MYQRIFGIMLLLCCLGLAATAWGYHAPFSYEPVGPRAYPLLLLALMGLGALYLIAKPASATVEHDEPPLDRHVLSKVVGCVVILSIYAAVFELLGFIPASIIFAIAMARLYEGSWKVSVIAGVALGVGLYLLFDKALDVPLPLGILAALEN; encoded by the coding sequence ATGTACCAACGCATCTTCGGCATCATGCTGTTGCTCTGCTGCCTGGGCCTGGCCGCCACCGCCTGGGGCTATCACGCGCCGTTCTCCTACGAACCTGTCGGGCCTCGCGCCTACCCGCTGCTGCTGCTGGCGCTGATGGGGCTCGGCGCCCTCTACCTGATCGCCAAGCCAGCCAGCGCAACGGTGGAGCATGACGAGCCGCCGCTGGATCGCCACGTACTGAGCAAGGTCGTTGGCTGCGTGGTGATTCTCAGCATCTACGCCGCCGTGTTCGAACTCCTCGGGTTCATTCCGGCAAGCATCATCTTCGCCATCGCCATGGCCCGCCTGTATGAAGGCTCCTGGAAGGTCAGCGTGATCGCTGGCGTGGCACTCGGCGTCGGTCTGTATCTGCTGTTCGACAAAGCCCTCGACGTACCCCTGCCGCTCGGCATCCTCGCCGCGCTGGAGAATTAA
- a CDS encoding tripartite tricarboxylate transporter permease translates to MDTLSYLGQGFGVALSPYNLLTALCGTLIGTVVGLLPGLGPINGVALLIPIAFALGLPPETALILLAAVYLGCEYGGRISSILLNIPGEASAVMTTLDGYPLARQGKAGVALSISAWSSFVGGLIATCGVVIFAPLLAKWAVAFGPAEYFVLMVFAITCLAGMAGNKPMKTAIACCIGLFLSCVGIDSNSGVYRFTFGSLGLADGIQFVVLVLGLFSVSEILVLLERSHHGQKAIEASGRMLFNLKEGASVLGTNLRSGSLGFILGILPGAGATLASAVAYMSEKRLAHKDNKFGNGDLRGLAAPETANSASACGSMVPMLTLGVPGSGTTAVMLGALTLYNITPGPLLFQNQPDIVWGLIASLFVANVMLIVMNIPMIKIFTKILAVPYWALVPAIAIITSIGVYAVHATTFDLFLMIAIGVAGYILRKLDFPLSAILLGFILGGLMEQNLRRALSISNGELGILFASPITWGVWTLIVGMIALPFYRSWRKRSQHQAEVADAA, encoded by the coding sequence ATGGATACCCTCAGCTATCTCGGTCAGGGCTTCGGCGTCGCCCTGAGCCCCTACAACCTGCTCACTGCCCTGTGCGGCACCCTGATCGGTACGGTCGTCGGCCTGCTTCCCGGCCTGGGCCCGATCAACGGCGTGGCGCTGCTGATCCCCATCGCCTTCGCCCTCGGTCTGCCGCCGGAAACCGCGCTGATCCTGCTGGCGGCCGTGTATCTGGGCTGCGAGTATGGCGGCCGTATTTCCTCGATTCTGCTGAACATCCCGGGCGAAGCCTCGGCCGTGATGACCACCCTCGACGGCTACCCGCTGGCACGTCAGGGTAAAGCGGGCGTTGCCCTGTCCATCTCCGCCTGGAGCTCTTTCGTCGGCGGCCTGATCGCCACCTGCGGTGTGGTCATCTTCGCCCCGCTGCTAGCCAAGTGGGCGGTAGCGTTCGGCCCTGCGGAATACTTCGTGCTGATGGTGTTCGCCATCACCTGTCTGGCCGGCATGGCCGGCAACAAACCGATGAAAACCGCCATTGCCTGCTGCATCGGCCTGTTCCTGTCCTGCGTCGGCATCGACTCCAACAGCGGCGTGTATCGTTTCACCTTCGGCAGCCTCGGTCTGGCCGACGGCATCCAGTTCGTGGTGCTGGTGCTTGGCCTGTTCTCGGTCAGCGAAATCCTCGTCCTGCTCGAGCGTAGCCACCATGGCCAGAAAGCCATCGAAGCCAGCGGTCGCATGCTGTTCAATCTCAAGGAAGGCGCTTCGGTACTGGGCACCAACCTGCGCAGTGGCAGCCTCGGTTTCATCCTCGGCATCCTGCCGGGCGCAGGCGCTACCCTGGCCAGCGCCGTAGCCTACATGAGCGAAAAACGTCTGGCGCACAAGGACAACAAGTTCGGCAACGGCGATCTGCGAGGCCTGGCTGCTCCGGAAACCGCCAACAGCGCTTCGGCCTGCGGCTCCATGGTGCCAATGCTGACCCTCGGCGTACCGGGCTCGGGTACCACTGCGGTGATGCTCGGCGCGCTGACGCTGTACAACATCACTCCCGGCCCGCTGCTGTTCCAGAACCAGCCGGACATCGTCTGGGGTCTGATCGCATCGCTGTTCGTCGCCAACGTCATGCTGATCGTGATGAACATTCCGATGATCAAGATCTTCACCAAGATCCTTGCCGTGCCTTACTGGGCACTGGTACCGGCCATCGCCATCATCACCTCGATCGGTGTCTACGCAGTACACGCCACCACCTTCGACCTGTTCCTGATGATCGCCATCGGCGTCGCCGGCTACATCCTGCGCAAGCTGGATTTCCCACTGTCGGCCATTCTGCTGGGCTTCATCCTCGGCGGTCTGATGGAGCAGAACCTGCGTCGTGCACTGTCAATCTCCAACGGCGAGCTTGGCATCCTGTTCGCCAGCCCGATCACCTGGGGCGTGTGGACCCTGATCGTCGGCATGATCGCCCTGCCCTTCTACCGCAGCTGGCGCAAGCGCAGCCAGCATCAGGCAGAAGTGGCTGACGCCGCCTGA
- a CDS encoding AbrB family transcriptional regulator codes for MSIASFNPRGWWPTPLAGALGGYLASLAGWPLPWMVGSLLAVIGLRCLANRAFSELPGGRKAGQWLIASSIGLHFTSDVLQQVVSHLPVIVMGAFGTLLLSLIGIAILRRSGVDRATAFFASMPGGASEMVNLALRHDAQPARVAAAHSLRLLLVVLLIPALFTWGLPEVSAPPRAPTDWSWLLGLLAAGAVLAVFWGRLKQPNPWMLGPLVTCAVASASFDLRLGLPQGVGQLGQWLIGCALGCHFDHAFFRSAPGFLARVLVFTLLAMLAAAMLGEVMGWLAGEDHLSLMLGMMPGGITELCLTAEALQLSVALVTALQVLRLFLVMFLAEPLFRLWCKSHA; via the coding sequence CTGAGCATCGCTTCCTTTAACCCACGCGGCTGGTGGCCTACGCCACTGGCCGGCGCGTTGGGTGGTTATCTGGCCAGCCTGGCCGGCTGGCCTTTGCCGTGGATGGTCGGCTCGCTGCTGGCAGTGATCGGCTTGCGCTGCCTGGCCAATCGCGCCTTCAGTGAACTGCCGGGCGGACGCAAGGCCGGACAATGGCTGATTGCCAGTAGCATCGGCCTGCACTTCACCAGCGACGTGCTGCAACAGGTCGTCAGCCATCTGCCGGTGATCGTGATGGGCGCATTCGGCACGCTCCTGCTCAGCCTGATCGGCATTGCGATCCTGCGCCGTTCCGGCGTCGACCGCGCGACCGCCTTCTTCGCCAGCATGCCTGGCGGCGCCAGCGAAATGGTCAACCTGGCCCTGCGCCACGATGCGCAACCCGCACGTGTGGCGGCGGCTCACAGCCTGCGCCTGCTGCTGGTGGTACTGCTGATTCCGGCGCTGTTCACCTGGGGCCTGCCCGAGGTCAGCGCTCCCCCTCGCGCCCCAACGGACTGGAGCTGGCTGCTCGGCCTGCTCGCTGCCGGCGCCGTGCTGGCGGTGTTCTGGGGACGACTGAAACAACCCAACCCCTGGATGCTCGGTCCGCTGGTCACCTGTGCCGTGGCCAGCGCCAGCTTCGACCTGCGTCTGGGTCTGCCACAGGGCGTGGGCCAGCTTGGCCAATGGCTGATCGGCTGCGCCTTGGGCTGCCACTTCGATCACGCCTTCTTCCGCAGCGCACCGGGCTTTCTCGCCCGCGTGCTGGTTTTCACCCTGCTCGCCATGCTGGCAGCCGCCATGCTGGGTGAAGTCATGGGCTGGCTGGCCGGCGAAGATCACCTTTCACTGATGCTCGGCATGATGCCCGGCGGCATCACCGAACTATGCCTGACCGCCGAAGCCCTCCAGCTGTCGGTCGCGCTGGTAACTGCCCTGCAGGTACTACGGTTGTTTCTGGTGATGTTTCTCGCCGAGCCCTTGTTCAGGCTCTGGTGCAAGAGCCACGCTTAG
- a CDS encoding pseudouridine synthase, translating to MPSSVMRPSTLHLPQGNWDTVLDCLCDHFPAIDRATWLQRMVRGRVLDAAGAPIDAAHPYRVGLKVRYFREVPNETPIPFVEQVLWQDEHLLVADKPHFLPVMPAGEYVEQTLLARLIKRTGNPDLVPIHRIDRLTAGLVLFSVNPASRSQYQALFRQRAVEKRYEAIAPALPQLQFPYLHRSRMVDGEPFFRMQQVAGEANSETLIEVIEQRGELWRYGLSPVTGRKHQLRVHLAGLGAPIVGDDFYPQLLESRNLPDDYSKPLKLLARGLRFVDPLNHQTREFASQLQLQW from the coding sequence ATGCCCAGTTCCGTCATGCGCCCCAGCACCCTTCATCTGCCACAGGGCAACTGGGACACGGTGCTCGATTGTCTTTGCGATCACTTTCCCGCCATTGATCGCGCTACCTGGCTGCAGCGTATGGTGCGCGGGCGTGTGCTGGACGCGGCTGGCGCGCCCATCGATGCCGCGCATCCCTATCGCGTCGGGCTCAAGGTGCGCTATTTCCGCGAGGTGCCCAACGAGACGCCAATTCCGTTCGTCGAGCAGGTGCTCTGGCAGGACGAGCATCTGCTGGTTGCCGACAAGCCGCATTTCCTGCCGGTGATGCCGGCGGGTGAGTATGTCGAGCAGACCCTGCTGGCCCGGCTGATCAAGCGCACCGGCAATCCGGACCTGGTACCGATCCACCGTATCGACCGGCTGACTGCCGGTCTGGTGCTGTTCTCGGTCAACCCGGCCAGCCGCAGCCAGTACCAGGCGCTGTTTCGCCAGCGTGCCGTGGAAAAACGCTACGAAGCCATCGCACCCGCGTTGCCGCAGCTGCAGTTTCCCTACCTGCACCGTTCACGAATGGTCGACGGAGAGCCCTTCTTCCGCATGCAGCAGGTGGCCGGGGAGGCCAATAGCGAGACGCTGATCGAGGTCATCGAGCAGCGTGGCGAGCTGTGGCGTTACGGCCTGTCGCCGGTAACCGGGCGCAAGCATCAACTGCGTGTGCATCTGGCCGGGCTCGGCGCGCCCATAGTCGGCGACGACTTCTATCCGCAGTTGCTGGAGTCACGCAACCTGCCGGATGACTACAGCAAGCCGCTGAAGTTGCTGGCGCGTGGTCTGCGCTTCGTCGATCCGCTCAATCACCAGACGCGCGAGTTTGCCAGCCAGCTGCAACTGCAGTGGTAG
- a CDS encoding COG3650 family protein, whose protein sequence is MSITRSLLTSVALLPLLAACQVYTGKPEGPPAATRLQGQVQVENGQLVFMPCQEQRRFVLLNGEAGTVEREARQLARDGQSSLFADLAGQLGGSQGKGSDGSFGVSQVYRLQGEGLGCDDLNFKRLTLRASGNEPFWQLEVGSKGLVLNRPEHEPLALPYLEEQLPDGRLNFSSEANGQRLDLWVAPQRCVDDMSGAVNHLSAELRLDGQVMRGCAHFGGARN, encoded by the coding sequence ATGTCCATCACCCGCTCCCTGCTCACCAGCGTTGCCCTACTCCCGCTACTGGCCGCCTGCCAGGTCTACACCGGCAAACCGGAAGGCCCGCCCGCTGCCACACGTCTGCAGGGCCAGGTACAGGTCGAGAATGGCCAACTGGTCTTCATGCCCTGTCAGGAGCAGCGCCGCTTCGTGTTGCTCAATGGCGAGGCTGGCACTGTCGAGCGTGAGGCCAGGCAGCTCGCCCGTGATGGCCAGAGCAGCCTGTTCGCCGACCTGGCCGGGCAACTGGGCGGCAGTCAGGGCAAGGGCAGCGATGGCAGCTTCGGGGTCAGCCAGGTCTATCGCCTGCAGGGTGAAGGTCTCGGCTGCGACGACCTCAACTTCAAACGTCTGACCCTGCGCGCCAGTGGCAACGAGCCGTTCTGGCAGCTGGAAGTCGGTAGCAAGGGCCTGGTACTCAACCGCCCCGAGCATGAGCCGCTGGCGCTGCCCTATCTGGAAGAGCAGCTACCGGACGGCCGCCTCAACTTCAGCAGCGAAGCCAACGGCCAGCGCCTCGATCTGTGGGTTGCCCCGCAGCGCTGCGTCGACGACATGAGTGGCGCCGTCAATCACCTCAGCGCCGAGCTGCGTCTCGACGGCCAGGTGATGCGTGGCTGCGCACACTTCGGCGGCGCGCGTAACTGA